The following coding sequences are from one Nitrospirota bacterium window:
- a CDS encoding universal stress protein — translation EFAKSYEGDLMVISVVDVTDEFMAQAPGLVEEMVKKAKGIVESVKKKAEASNIKSENFVREGETYKVIVELAKKENADVIFMGSHGRTGPKRLLMGSVTERVIGHSPCPVLVVRS, via the coding sequence AGAATTTGCAAAATCCTATGAAGGAGATTTGATGGTCATCTCGGTAGTTGATGTGACAGATGAATTTATGGCTCAAGCCCCAGGTCTGGTTGAAGAGATGGTTAAAAAAGCAAAGGGCATCGTCGAGAGTGTAAAGAAAAAGGCAGAGGCATCGAATATAAAGTCAGAGAACTTTGTAAGGGAAGGCGAGACCTATAAAGTGATAGTAGAACTTGCAAAAAAGGAAAATGCTGATGTCATCTTTATGGGAAGCCATGGTCGCACAGGTCCCAAGAGATTGCTCATGGGAAGTGTGACAGAAAGAGTCATCGGACACTCCCCCTGCCCAGTTCTTGTGGTGAGGTCATAA